From the genome of Phalacrocorax carbo chromosome 5, bPhaCar2.1, whole genome shotgun sequence:
gccccgctcCCTCCGGCGCGCCGGACCTCGACCCGACGTGTCCCGACCCGCCCCGGGGATGAGGGTGCGGGGGGGGGATCGCAGCGTGTCCCCGCGGGTCAGGGACCGGCCTCCCACCCTCGCCTggtccccgccgccccccgggacGCTCTGTCCAGCGCTGGGacacccccccgcccgccgTGGCACCGGAAGGGGGCCGTGACAGGGGGTTTGGAGGGGGGGGCGAGGGCGGGGGGGacggcggggagggaggggggtgTCTCCGTTCCCCACCCTTATCAGCGGCCCCACGCGGGAAGCGCGATCGGGGGTGAGGGGCGctgagcggggccgggccgggcaaCCCCTACCTGCTGCGCGTTGCTCCGCCGGGCTGCGACCGCGACCGGACAGGACGGGGCGGCCGGGGTGGGAGAGgcaccgcccgccccccccccgcggcggcTCCGCCCCGCTGCGCCCCGTGGGGTCGGAGAGCCGGGTGGGTGCGGCCTCCCCTCGTGCTCCCCGGGACggaccccccccgacccccgcccgCCCAACGCGGGGGTCCCAGCCGCCCTCCCTCACGCCCCCGCCGGGACCTCCTTCCTGCCGGCTCTGACGTCACTCAGGGACCCCCTTCTCCACGCAGTGACGtcagctgggggggggacacccttTGCGgcgatggggggggggggtgggaatcCCGTCCTCTCCGCCGGTGACGCGGTCGGTGGATGTGTCGCCCCCTCGGTTCCCGCGGCAGTGACGCGACGTCACAAGcagggggcgcggcgggaggggtCGGTGGTGGACGGGGCGGTGGCGTGACGCGCGTGGCGGGGGAGGCGTGGCCGTGCCGGCATGGCCCAGGGGCGCGGGGGACGGTGTCTGCGGGCTGGGGGCCGCCTGCTTGCAACGCCGCATGCCCCCCCTCCGCCGCCTCGCCGCCGCCCTCATGGCCCTCGCTGGTCCGCTGCTGTTCCGCGTGGGGTGAGTGTCCGCCGCTCCGGTAACCCCCGCCGGGACGGAGCCACCGCCGCCCGCCTTTGTTCGGCCTCCGGCGGGAAGGGTCCGTCTTCTCCCGCCTGTGCCGAGCTCCGCGGGGAGGGACCGGGGCCGGCCCAGCGTGCTGCTGCCCCGCTCCGCGGGGAGGCCGGGCTGGGGCTTTGCGGGGGACACAGAGCCCCCCACGGGTGCTCAGCCCGCCCGGGCCGCGGGGGGCGAGGGCAGGCGGTGTCAGCCCGCCTACCGGGGGAGCTTCGCAGGGCCGGGAATCAGCCACCGGCTCCCCCGGCACGGCGACGGCCACCCTCGGATCTGGCACacacccccgccccggggctccTTCCCTCGGGTCTAATCATTAACCCACGCCGGTGCCCCGGCCGTGACCCTGCTGCCCGGCGCTGGCAGGACACCCCGCGCCCCGGCTTCGGGCTCCGACCCCCCACAGATAACGGGGACCCCCGGCACCTGCCAGGATCCCACCCCGGTGTACCCACCGGTGCCGGCGTGGTGGATGTAACTATCCAGGGGGATGCCTTTAGCCCGGGGGTGGGCTTTTCGACCAGGGTCTTTGCATGGCCTTCATGGCACCAGTCCCCAGCCCCAAAACGCTGCCTTATAAATGGAGGGGtcccccctgagccccccagccTGTATCTCTTGCACCCCTGCATGGGATGGACCGCAGGGGCATTTCTTGcttccctttccctcacccactcTGTCCCCCACTTCCCTTTTTCCTGGGGTCGTGGCATCCAGGGTAGGCACCGGGAGTGGGGTGAGCCTGGGCACGGGAAAGCCCCGGCAGcccaagtgctgctgctggcaaagCCCTGGGGCTCCAGCCCTTCCCAGAGAGCAGACCCTCACAGTGGACAGATGGACACCTCTGCAGTGATTCCCCTGCCCAGTCCTTGCTGCCCGGAACAGCTCAAGGGGGGGGATCTGCCTGGGGAACCGATTCTGCCCTCGCTGCAGATCTGGGGCAGGGGATTGGTGGGGGGTgccacctccagccccctcaTGTGGAAAAGTGACCCTGTATGTGCCCCCCGTGGGGGTCTAggccctggcagcagccccctccccaagtGGGCTCCTTGGGGTGGCTGAGGGTTAACGCCAGGGGCTGTCTGCCCTCCCCAGGTACAGCCTGTATGCCCACACACGGCTGGGCTACCTCTTCTACCAGCGGCAGGTGAAGAAGGCCCGGGAGCGGTACCCGCACGGCCACTCcatgccccagccccgctgcttCCTCGGTGAGTCCTGGCGAGCCCCCCCCACAGTGGCCCTGTCGTGTCCGCCAACACTGGCactttggggtggggaggggttgCCATTGCCAAACTGCCTGAAGCGTGTTTAACTGAGAATTTGATTTAAGATGTGGGGAGTTTGGCCTGGGCCTCCCACTGTCTCCCCGGGAGGGGGGTTGTGCCCtgatgtctgtctgtctgtcccccaGGAGTGAAGATCCTGCCCATTCCCGTGCTCTCTAACAACTACAGCTACCTGGTCATTGACACTGGCTCTGGCCAGGCAGCCGTCATCGACCCCTCCGACCCACTGGCCGTGCAGGTGAGACCCCGTAGCCCTCCCCAACCTGGTGTTTGGGTGTCCCCGGGTGAGGGGGTGGCATGTGTCTGGCCTTTTTGGGAGGCAGATGGGGGCAAATCTGCCCCTGATCTGCAGCCCTTAGTGCCTGGGGCAAGATTGGAGAGTAGCAGGGCTCATCCAGtgcctggggagctggaggggcaTTAGGGGGAAACTGGTACTCAGGGTCTGTGTCCGCTCACCCTGAATATCTCTCTGTGTGTCCCCCATTCCCAGGCTGCCATTGAAGAAGAAGGGGTGGTGCTGGAGGCCATATTCTGCACCCACAAACACTGGTAAGAGTCAagagcagccctgggcaggTCACTGGCTGCTGTGGAGGGTGACCCAGCTGAGGCAACCCCAGCCAGCCCTAGCCCACATCAGGGGGACACGAGGGGAATACATGTAGGGGTGCTGACCTCCCCGTCCGCAGGGATCACAGCGGGGGGAACGCGGCGCTCcgccagcggcacagctcctgcaAGGTGTACGGCAGCGCTCTAGATTCCATCCCAGAGCTCACCAAGTAAGTCCTGCAACCCATATCCCCCCCATCAGCCCTGTAAATCGGGGGGGTCCTCACCCCCACCCACCACTGTCTGCGTCctcaccacccacccacccatcaGTCCATCCCCCAAGTACCATGTTGCCCCCTTCATGGGCAGAGATCTGGCACACTCATGACACTAGTGCACCAGGGAAGGGATGTATGGGGAGGTGGGTGTTTTGAGGTGCTGGGGCGGGGCACCCTGACGGTCCACCCCTGTTCCTGGTGCAGCCCGCTTGCAGACAGGGAGAAGGTGAGTGTGGGCTGCCTGACCTTCGAGGCACTTGCCACCCCTGGCCACACCGTGGGGCATATGGTGTACGTGCTGGATGGGGGGCCCTTTGGTGGCccctcctgcctcttctctggGGACCTCCTCTTCCTCGCTGGCTGCGGTGAGTGTgggtggctgggggggtcccACTCTGGGAAGGGCTTGGGCCCCCTGGGAAGGGCTTGGGCCCCCCCCAATTCCCTCCCATGACGGGCAGTTGTGCGGGGATCCAGGCAGGCTGTTTGAGGGCTCCCCTGAAACCATGCTTGCCTCCCTGGACATGGCCGTGGGCTTGGGCGATGAAACGCTGCTGTGGCCGGGTGAGTGTCCCCAACAGCAGGGCAGATCTGCTGGTGTTCCCCCCAGCCGCTGCTGCCGAGCAGGGGAGCCAGGCAGGGGTGATACTAAGGGGTACAGGGGCCCACAGGCCACGAGTACGCGCTGGAGTGCCTGACCTTCGCCAGACTCCTGGAGCTGGACAACCCTGCGCTGGAGCAGAAGCTGCAGTGGGCAATGCAGCAGCGCCAGGAGAAGAGGAGCACGgtgaggctgggggggggccccctggctgcagccccccaaCCCCAGCCCCTCATGGGGTTCCCCATCCTCAATGGGGCTGCAGCCTGACACCCTCTTGCATGGTGGGTGCCATAGGGTAAGGGGGTGCTGGAGGGGGATCCCAGCTCCCTGCCGGGGGTGCTGCCTCCAGCGGGGGGGCTGAGTGGCTGCCCGCACAGTGCCCCTCCACCCTGGGGGAGGAGCAGGCCTACAACCCCTTCCTGCGGACCCACCGGCCGGAGCTGCAGGCAGCGCTGGAGCTGCGGCAGGGCAAGGAGGAGCACCCAGATGCCTTCCGTGCCCGCGTCCTCAAGGAGGTGCGGAGGCGCAAGGACCTCTACAAAGCCACCTAGACTCCCCTCTCCAGACCCCACCTTTTCCatggggctgggtgctgctcaGGCACCGGAGACTTGAGACAATatggtttgttttgctgtgaaTCTCCCTCCTGGGGTGCAGGATTGGGGGGGGAAGAGTGGACCCCTCCATATAGGCACCCCATAAGTGATAAGCCTTTGCTCCCCAAAACTTGGGGGTCACCAGCTGTCATGTAGAAGCACCTTGATCCTCTTTCTGGGGGTCTGTAGCCCCCTACCCCACTGCTGGGGCTGTAGGGACTGCACCAAGGGCTGTTCCTaacacacacaccacacccCCCTGTTTTTCTGGGAGCCCCaatttccctccccccccagtaCTCAGGGAGTGCCCCCTTCCCCTCGCAGCCCCCAGTGCTGTACACGTCctttgaggggtgggggggtggagcCAGCAAGGGAGGGGCCCCAGTACTACCTCCAGGCAACGGGCTCTCCTCCAGCACCCCAAGCTTGGTGCCAGAGCCGCCCCACCCCACGCACACACACTGGGGGCACACTAGTGGGGTGTGGGGGAGTGCTGCTGTACTGGGGACTGGACccccacaccacccccacccGCCAAATAAAAGACTGGCACGGATTATGTACCTGTTTGGCCCTTTCCCTCCTCGGCCGGtggccctcccccccccgccccccgccccgcgaaACCACTTTGCGGCGCCGGTGTCCCTTTAAGAGGCGGGGCCGGACCGTTGCTACGGAGACCGCTGTTGTTGGGGTCCTGGAGCAGGTCCGGGGGCGCCGcgggggctggggtgggtgttGGTGGTCCGCTGGGGGTtccgtgggggtgcggggcgtTCCGTGGGGAAGGATGAGAGCgcctgcagggacctggggggtGTCACtgtgccccccgccccaccggGGTTACACAGGTGGGCGTAGGGGGGTGTACCGGAGCTTGGGGGACGCCCACTGCCTCCTCACCTAGGGGTCCGGCAGCGGGAGGCCTCTGGCGAGGCATGGAGCCCGCTCCCGAGCGCCCGCAGGAGACCCCAGCCCTCACGGAGGCGGCCGCCCAGCTCCTGAGCCTCATCGGTGGGTGCCCCCGGCCTCCCCCTTGTCCGCCACGCCGCGCCCTGGGGGTCCCCGGTGCAGAGGTGGCACCGGGTCCGGCAGGAGGGGGACTGAGCCGGTACGGCGAGGGGCTCGGCCCGGCCGGCGCGGTGCGGGGAAGCTGAGGCAGGGGTGACCGTCCCTCCGGGCAGGGCCGGAGGAGCTGGAGCGCTGCCTGTTCGCCGAGACGTTGGAggtggtggcggcggggggccAGCGGGGGGACCAGGCAGGGGGCCAGTGGTGGGCGGCAGCCCGGCGGGCACCTTACGAGCGGGCGGGCGAGCCGGTGCGGACCTGCCTCCTGGTGCAAGCCGGCTCCCGCAGCAGGCAGGACGGCgtgccctgctccagcaccctcaAAGGTGAGCCGGGAGCAGCTTGGGgtgtgccccccacccacccagggctggagcatcCCGGTCCCACCGGCCCCCAGGGCAGGTCTGGGGGGCACggctgcagtgccagcagcGTGGCTGAGCGTGGCTCTGCTTTGCCAGCGTATGTGACCCCTCAGCTGGAGAccctggagcaggaggagcaggagcgcCTGGAGGTGACTGGTGTGGCGATGGCGAGTCCCCTTCCCCATGTCCTGGGGTGTGCCCTGTGGCAATGCCCGCCTGGCAGCTGTGCCCTGTGCAAGGTCGCTGTGGGCAACCTGGTGTCCCCTCCCTGGCTCGGACACCAGTTCTGTCCCACCAGCCTAGTCCCCTTCCCATACTCTGGGTGGCAGCTGGAGTGGGGAGTTTCCCACAATGCAGCTGTTTGAAAGGGGTGCTGGGGCCTGCGACCTCAGAGAGGGTgtgccctggctctgccccccaccctgtgccccccacccctcctgcagctcagagCACACCCCACGGAGAGGAGAACCCACATGGTGAGCCACCAGCATGGGATGATTGTCACCAAGACCCTCCAGGAGGGAGAGGTGAGGCTGAGTGAGggctctctcccctctgcccggtggggcagggggcacagctgTCCTGTCCCacccaggggtgctgcaggcTCTGGGGGGTGCCATCCCCAGGGACGGTGGGGCTGTGGCTGTCCCTGTGGCCGGGTCTCTCCACAGGCAGAGCCACAGTCCTGGAGCTTCTCCTACAGCcgagctgggctgcaggggctgctgctggagggtgccagcctcctgctgctgcgTGTGCTGGCGCGCCAGCGAGCAGTGCCCCCCAGCCTCATCTTCCCAGCCATCGACACTGAGGGCCACCTCTGCACCTCCAGCTATGTGAGCCACTGGCCAGGGGGGCCCATGGGATGGGGGAGTCTGGGTCAGGTTGGGGGTGCCAGGGTGGGATGTAGGAGGTGGGTGTGAGCAGAGTGTGGATGACAGCATGAGGGGACATGGGCATGGTGCCCAGGGACAGGGGTGACCCCTCGCCATGCCCCCGCAGCGCGCCCTGGGCatccagcagcaggcagtgggCTCAGCGGAGGTGGAGGTGTTTGTGATCGAGCGAGCTGTGCACACCAGCACGAGCATCTCCAcagtctggcacagcagcttcCTCCCCAGCGGGTATGGGTGGAGGTCTGGGcaggggcacccccagccctgccagcctggcagggaCCCAGGAGGGGGGTCACTGGCTCTTTCCCCCACAGGCGTTTGGCCCAGCGGGTACAGGTCGGTTGCTCGACGCTGGTGCTTCTGCAGGATGAATCTGTGCTTGGCAAGACAGGTACTGGGGGGGCGAGGGCAGGCTCGTGCCTCCCAGCgtgggcagctcctgcctgctctttGGCAGTCGAGTGAAGAATGCCCTACCGGGCCTTTCTGCTGCCAGGTGGGGTTGAGCCCCAGCCTCCCTTCCCCAAACAGTCCCTGGACTGGGAGGAGGACATTCAGCTCTACTCCTGGTTCCTGGACAGAAAGGTGaggtggggggacatggggacaagAGGACATGGGGCTGTGCCACCCCAGCAGGGTCTCCCGTGGGGTGTCAAGGGAGCACAGTGGGGATCAGGCTGGCCAGCAACACCCCAAGCTCCTCAAGGGTGGAAAAGTACACAGGCATGCTGTCCCCCCACCCTAGCATGGTGGCTGTGGGGGGGACATCAGTGCTCAGGGCGGGGGACACTGGCACCTGTGACCACCCTGCCCACCTGCCGCAGGAGGAGCTGCAAGTGTCCCATGCTGCCTATGTCCAGCAGCACCCCGAGCTCTGGGCGCTGCTGGCTGACTTCCTCCaggccctgctcctgcagcagccctgcgaCCCTGTCTCCTTCGCTGCCCAATTCTTCGCTCCCTTTGCTCGCCAGCAGCCAACTGGGACCCCCTTCACCTCTGCTGGGGCTgccatccccctccccagcccctcgcctCACCACCCTCTGGCTAATGGGGAATAAAGCTGCCAGCGCTGCCTGTCCAGGCTCGTTTGctttggggaaactgaggcacagtgAGGGCCGAGTTGGATGCTGACCCCCTCCCCATGCCAgtttgggggggacccaggtgtcctgtccccctccctgctGTTCTAACCCCCACCTGGGGTGGGAGTCTTATGGGACAAACCctggagcagagccaggctTGCATCTCTGTGCTGGGGTGCCCCACATCTCCCTGGGGGCAGAGTTCTGCTGCCCACTTCTCTGTGGGGCACAGCCCAGTGGCAGAGGGGTGCTCTGAAGAGGCAGCCAGTACCCAGCCACccatggctgcagctggggtgctcctcctccctcctccacagCCACAAGGGTCCTGGGGATGGGGTGCCCCACTTTTGTGGGAGCAGGCTGACCCACCATGATGTTGAGCACCCACCTTTGGGGTGAGGGTCCCCCCACCCAGGGGTGGCGTGAGCACCCTGTGCCGCAGAGCCTGCCTGGCTGGGCGCTCCGCCCCAGAAGCTGAGGGTGCATTTTGACCTCCTCACGAGCTTGTGCAATGCACGCCTGCTTCCTCCTCGCTCCCACTCCACTGGCCTTTCCCCTACTCCTATGGGgccagccctccctccccatgctgGGGGaccctgtcccctgtcccctcaACCGCCCAAGGAGCAGGACCCCTGGCATGCAGTGGAGGATACTCCCACACCCCTGGGCGCACTGGTGTGAATGCCCCATGTTTGCAAGTGCATGTGCATGgcaaggggaagagaggctctgGGTGCCCCCCTCCTAGCACAGGGTGGGGGAACTGAGACCGTGCGCATTCATGTCACCCAACCCCCACCAGGCAGGGCCCCTTTCCCAGCCCAGGTCAACGGGTGGGGAAGGagcacttcctcctccttctcctcgggggggggggggaatggggggtCCTTTAAAAGCTGGGAAGCAGGCATTGTACCCAGTGTTGAGatctgggctccccagcaccATGTCTGGATTGGGCCCAGCCACGGCATCACTGGAGCCAGGTGAGCTGTTGGGTCACTCCAcgcctccttttctcccctaGACCCCCTTCCCTGTGTCCCAGAacccctggccctgctccccATGCCCGCCCACAGTGGGCActctctcccccagcctgtcctggtttcCCCACCTGCCTCCTCTGTTTCCCCAAGCCCACCCATGATTCTCCCACActcccaggacatggttgggcggggtgtggggggaaCTGGGACCAGTATCAGCCTCTTGTCTGCACTCTGTGCCCACCCAGCAGCAGGACCAGGAGCAGGGTCCtgtcctgtccctcctgcccagaAACGCACTTGGATCTTGGACTGGCAAAGATTGGGCTGGGATCAGGGGTTTTTAGGGACACCTGAGGTGGAGGCGGCATCCAGTCCCTTTGGATAGCCACTGACAGCCCCCATAGAGCCACCTTCACGGCCCCCCTGGAAAAATGGGGCTCATCCCTCATTGGGCTCACCAGGCAGGGGCCGGTGGGACTGGGGAGAAGCCAGTACCAGGGCTGCCAGCCCACCGGTGTCCTTGTCCCCCAGTGGGCTGCCAcctccccttctcctcttcctcccccctcccccaggccTTACCGGGTCCCTGAACCGAGGCCAAGCCCAGACTTACGGCACCGGTGGGAGCCCCCTGCCCCCGCAGCACCCTGGCACCCGGGATCAGACCTACCTGGATGAACTCATCAGCATCCCCAAGGGCAGTGGGGTAGGTGCTGCCAGGCTGCCACCTCTGTCTCAGGACAGGCAGAGACGGGGTGGGGCCCAGTACTGCAGGGAGCTTGAGGTGGGGAGGCAAAGGGGACTGGGAGACGTGCCTGGGAAATGTCCTGGGGACCTCAGTGTCCCCAGACCTGTCTCAGGCAAATTGCAGCCCCAGGCTGGATGTTTCCATGCTTAAAGGTTTctagatggggaaactgaggcacagggcGAGGTGCCACAGGGATCACCCTGCTGCTCACACACCTCCCAGGCTCCCTGTCCTGGGCCACCCATGCCCAGCCCAGCAGGGCTCCCCcaggctgcctgtgccctgccagcacccccATCCCCGGCCAGCCCCAGGAGAtggaagggagaaggggaagcaaTGGGGGTTTCCCTGTCCGGAGGGGCGGTAAAAGCAGGCGTCGGCAATGGGATCCCACGAGTTGCAATTAACAGTGCCTGACAGCCCCAGGATGCCCCTTGAAATCGCTGTCCAACCTCGCTTCCCCTAGCACTGCTGCTAatggagaggggctgggggcagcggtTCCCTCCCCAAAGCAGGCAGGAGAAAAGTCCTCTGTGTGCGAAACGCACCCATGCAGGCAGCACAGGTCTTCCAAGCAACAAGCTAAAGGGATATGGGAGTGCAACTGGGAGACACAGCTTTCAAATGAGAGCTCCTTGTTCTGACCTACTGCCTCGCCCCAGACCGGTTTCAGCTTTAGGAAACTCTGGGCTTTCACCGGCCCCGGCTTCCTCATGAGCATCGCCTACCTGGACCCGGGCAACGTGGAGTCCGACCTGCAGTGTGGGGCAGTGGCAGGATTCAAGGTGAGCCCTgggcccccttggccccacaGTCAGGAAGCAGCCAGAGATTTCGTAACCTCTCCTGCGCCAACGGCTgcccagccccatggcaagACAGCTTCACCAGCCCAGGGAGCGGGAAGGGAATGGGGGGGCCAATGACACTGGAGGAGGGCACCTGGGGGCGCTGGAGGGCCACCCTCTGCCTAGTCTGGGGACCACCTCCGGCCCCTCTGGGCTTCTCCTTCCCCGTGTCCTCGGGCTGGTTGATAACCTTACTGGGAGCCCATGGCAGCCAGATCCTGCCCAGCAccagctgcctccctccctcctgcccccccagctgctgtgggtgctgctgtgggcCACCGTCCTGGGGCtcctgtgccagcgcctggccATCCGGCTGGGTGTAGTGACGGGGAAGGACCTGAGCGAGATTTGCTACCTCTATTACCCCAAGGTGAGCAGCCGTGGGGGGTCGCCCCAGGGTCCACAGCCTGAGGGGACCCCACGCTTGGGCTGGTGGTCCTGACAGGGACTGGGCGAAGGCAGGAGTGTCTGGGGGTGGAGAGGAGCAGAAAGATGCTGCAAGAGCCTTACCTCTCCCAGGAGCTCCCTAAAGTCACCCCAGCCCTGGTGCCACCCATCCAGCACCCACACACCACTGTGATATGGGGGTACAGGGGGAACCAGATGCCTTGGAGTCCTGGTCCAATTTGGGGACACGTTAGTGCATCCCCCAGGAGGGTGAGCCTGGGCGTCAGGGCAGCGACGCGCAGCCGAGACGCGCGGCAAGCCTGGGCACGTTGgtgtggggagctgggggggctcAAGGGGCTCACATAGCAAAGGAGGGGAGGAACTAGGGGTCTTGTCTAGGCAGCAGGATCCTGTTGGGGGTGAAAGAGTGATGAGATGTTGGCTGAATGACAGGTCCCCAAAAGGCGGGCTGGATAcgtccccctgccctgggacccTCCCCGAGAGCATCATTCCCAGGCAGCTGGGTCCTATCCTCAGCTCccactggggcaggggtggggaggggcagcaggctgggatTTAGGATCCATCTTGCACCCTGTGATTGTGTTGTgagagaagctgggagggggcctCCCAGGGTCCCCATGCTGCTCTGGGTGGCCTGGCacagcctggggacagggacaggggtCTCCACCCTGGAGGTCATGCCTGCTTACCAAGGGCCAAGACCCCCTGCAGGCTCAGGCATCTCACCGTGCCCTGGCCTCTCCAGGTGCCCCGCGTGCTGCTCTGGCTCATGATCGAGATCGCCATCATCGGCTCTGACATGCAGGAGGTGATAGGGACAGCCATTGCCTTCAGTCTGCTCTCGGCCGGCCGGTGAGCCACCCCACCagggagccccacagccccttCAAAGACCCTGCTCTGCCAAGGGAGACATGGCTTATGACCCCCCCCTTGCCATCCCACAGCATCCCCCTCTGGGGTGGGGTCCTCATCACCATTGTGGAcactctcttcttcctcttccttgaCAAGTACGGTGAGTGCCGGGGTTGCGGGACAGAGGGGGTGCTTGCCTGGGCAGCCCTGGTGCCAACGTGGCACCAGTGTCCCTCACTCTGTTGCACCCTGTCTCTCAACCCCTCTAGGGCTCCGCAAACTGGAGGCTTTCTTCGGCCTCCTCATTACCATCATGGCCCTGACCTTCGGCTACGAGGTGAAGGGGGTAGCTGGGAACACCCCTTTtcctgcagggtgctggcagaggACCCCTGGGGGGCAACCCTGCTGGaactgggctgcagcagggcaggtgcCAGCTCACAGTGCCCCTTTCCACTGGTCCCCAGTACGTGGTGGTGAGGCCGGGGCAGGCGGAGGTGCTGAAGGGCATTTTCCTGCCCTACTGCCCGGGCTGTGGGCGAGAGGAGCTGCTCCAGGCCGTGGGCATCGTCGGTGCCATCATTATGCCCCATAATATCTTCCTCCACTCCTCCTTGGTCAAGGTGAGACCAAGGCACTTCCATGGGCACTGCCGCCCTGGGGTGTCTTAGGGGACATGTAGGGGGGACCAGccctggggggctgtgggacaggggGTGCTCACCTGGCCTCGTGACACCCACATCACCTGCCATGCCCAGACACGGGCAATCGACCGGTCCAAGAAGGATGCCGTGCAGGAGGCCAACATGTATTTCCTGACCGAGTCCTGCCTGGCCCTATTCATCTCCTTCCTCATCAACCTCTTTGTCATGGCTGTCTTCGGCGAGGCTTTCTACCACCAACGAAATGAGGACGTGGTGAGTGTCACCCCACAGGGAGGTGATAGCTGTGCCCGGCTGTGGAGATGGGCAGGGTGAGCATCCCTTGGAGACTGGGTGTCCTCATCCCCTGGATGAGGGGGGTCACCCCCATATCTGTGGGGCTGCCAGGTGGCCCCCACGTCACACTTGTGCCCACCGTGCCTTGCAGCACAACAAGTGCATCAACAGCAGCATCAGCCACTACGCTGGCATCTTCCCTGCCAACAACGAGACAGTCTCTGTGGATATCTACCAGGGGGTgagcagccctgggctgtgctCAGCGGGCATCTGTACCCATTTTGGGACGTAGTG
Proteins encoded in this window:
- the SLC11A1 gene encoding natural resistance-associated macrophage protein 1 isoform X5 yields the protein MGGPLKAGKQALYPVLRSGLPSTMSGLGPATASLEPGLTGSLNRGQAQTYGTGGSPLPPQHPGTRDQTYLDELISIPKGSGTGFSFRKLWAFTGPGFLMSIAYLDPGNVESDLQCGAVAGFKLLWVLLWATVLGLLCQRLAIRLGVVTGKDLSEICYLYYPKVPRVLLWLMIEIAIIGSDMQEVIGTAIAFSLLSAGRIPLWGGVLITIVDTLFFLFLDKYGLRKLEAFFGLLITIMALTFGYEYVVVRPGQAEVLKGIFLPYCPGCGREELLQAVGIVGAIIMPHNIFLHSSLVKTRAIDRSKKDAVQEANMYFLTESCLALFISFLINLFVMAVFGEAFYHQRNEDVHNKCINSSISHYAGIFPANNETVSVDIYQGGVILGCYFGAVALYIWAIGILAAGQSSTMTGTYAGQFVMEGFLQLRWSRFARVLFTRSFAILPTVFVAAFKDVSHLTGMNDLLNVLQSILLPFAVLPVLTFTSLRPLMQDFTNGLSGRAALHTEPSSWPGATTTTGSALASPSTRRPWQGPSDKPHPPLLSPIPAQHGPLHRALV
- the SLC11A1 gene encoding natural resistance-associated macrophage protein 1 isoform X2, encoding MGGPLKAGKQALYPVLRSGLPSTMSGLGPATASLEPGLTGSLNRGQAQTYGTGGSPLPPQHPGTRDQTYLDELISIPKGSGTGFSFRKLWAFTGPGFLMSIAYLDPGNVESDLQCGAVAGFKLLWVLLWATVLGLLCQRLAIRLGVVTGKDLSEICYLYYPKVPRVLLWLMIEIAIIGSDMQEVIGTAIAFSLLSAGRIPLWGGVLITIVDTLFFLFLDKYGLRKLEAFFGLLITIMALTFGYEYVVVRPGQAEVLKGIFLPYCPGCGREELLQAVGIVGAIIMPHNIFLHSSLVKTRAIDRSKKDAVQEANMYFLTESCLALFISFLINLFVMAVFGEAFYHQRNEDVHNKCINSSISHYAGIFPANNETVSVDIYQGGVILGCYFGAVALYIWAIGILAAGQSSTMTGTYAGQFVMEGFLQLRWSRFARVLFTRSFAILPTVFVAAFKDVSHLTGMNDLLNVLQSILLPFAVLPVLTFTSLRPLMQDFTNGLLGKVLMTLITGLVCAINIYFVVDFLPTLQGLGYYIPLGLLLAAYVAFVIYLIWTCSIAHGAQFLARGNHHNRFSFGISIDPPALAGAQ
- the SLC11A1 gene encoding natural resistance-associated macrophage protein 1 isoform X4, with product MGGPLKAGKQALYPVLRSGLPSTMSGLGPATASLEPGLTGSLNRGQAQTYGTGGSPLPPQHPGTRDQTYLDELISIPKGSGTGFSFRKLWAFTGPGFLMSIAYLDPGNVESDLQCGAVAGFKVPRVLLWLMIEIAIIGSDMQEVIGTAIAFSLLSAGRIPLWGGVLITIVDTLFFLFLDKYGLRKLEAFFGLLITIMALTFGYEYVVVRPGQAEVLKGIFLPYCPGCGREELLQAVGIVGAIIMPHNIFLHSSLVKTRAIDRSKKDAVQEANMYFLTESCLALFISFLINLFVMAVFGEAFYHQRNEDVHNKCINSSISHYAGIFPANNETVSVDIYQGGVILGCYFGAVALYIWAIGILAAGQSSTMTGTYAGQFVMEGFLQLRWSRFARVLFTRSFAILPTVFVAAFKDVSHLTGMNDLLNVLQSILTREGADDPHHRAGLCNQHLLRGGLSAHTAGPGVLHPPGPAAGRLRGLRHLPDLDVQHCTRSPVPGPGQPPQPVQLWHLHRPAGPGRGPVTNPIPHYCPPSLPSTVPCTGRWCDTRPSLGMVFWVEMHPARKGQGRG
- the SLC11A1 gene encoding natural resistance-associated macrophage protein 1 isoform X3, producing MGGPLKAGKQALYPVLRSGLPSTMSGLGPATASLEPGLTGSLNRGQAQTYGTGGSPLPPQHPGTRDQTYLDELISIPKGSGTGFSFRKLWAFTGPGFLMSIAYLDPGNVESDLQCGAVAGFKLLWVLLWATVLGLLCQRLAIRLGVVTGKDLSEICYLYYPKVPRVLLWLMIEIAIIGSDMQEVIGTAIAFSLLSAGRIPLWGGVLITIVDTLFFLFLDKYGLRKLEAFFGLLITIMALTFGYEYVVVRPGQAEVLKGIFLPYCPGCGREELLQAVGIVGAIIMPHNIFLHSSLVKTRAIDRSKKDAVQEANMYFLTESCLALFISFLINLFVMAVFGEAFYHQRNEDVGVILGCYFGAVALYIWAIGILAAGQSSTMTGTYAGQFVMEGFLQLRWSRFARVLFTRSFAILPTVFVAAFKDVSHLTGMNDLLNVLQSILTREGADDPHHRAGLCNQHLLRGGLSAHTAGPGVLHPPGPAAGRLRGLRHLPDLDVQHCTRSPVPGPGQPPQPVQLWHLHRPAGPGRGPVTNPIPHYCPPSLPSTVPCTGRWCDTRPSLGMVFWVEMHPARKGQGRG